A region of the Cannabis sativa cultivar Pink pepper isolate KNU-18-1 chromosome 3, ASM2916894v1, whole genome shotgun sequence genome:
tctcggattttcactaactccggatctgtcgtcagagcgacttttattctttccaacagatcagattgcagcgttaagttgtgaagctgacctaccacaaactcaatgctggatctaaccatatcctctgctagctgaggcgagatctgaatcatactagctacttgcccgggaccctttctgctcagggcatcggccactacattggcttttccgggatgatagaggatctcgcaatcgtaatccttcattaattccaaccaacgcctttgtctcatgttcaaatctttctgagtaaagaaatacttgagacttttatggtcggtatagatctcacacttctccccataaaggtaatgccgccatatCTTCAGCgtaaaaaccactgcggccaattctagaccatgagttgggtatcgctgctcataatcctttaactgatgggaggcataagcgataacccgatcggcttgcatcaatacgcaccccaaaccctgtttggatgcgtcacagtagactacgaacttctcctcgtccgaaggcaaagctagtaccggagcagtaatcaatctctgtttcagctcctgaaaactagcttcgcatttatctgaccagataaatcgctgattcttctttgtaagctcggttaggggcattgaaattttggagaatccctccacgaacctacggtagtacccagctaatccgaagaagcttctgatctctgtcactgtcttcggtctcggccaatccctgacggattcgatcttcccgggatccaccttgatcccgtccttactcacaatgtgccctaggaaggacacctgagacaaccagaactcacatttcttgaacttggcgtagagtctatgttctcgaagtcgttgcagtaccaattgaagatgtaactcatgctcctcttctgactgagagtacacgaggatgtcgtcgataaacacaatcacacagatatcgaggaaatccttgaatactctattcatcaggtccatgaatgctgcaggagcattggttagtccgaatgacataaccagaaactcgtagtgtccatacctagtgcggaaagccgtctttggaatgtcctcctctcggatcctcaactgatgataacccgaacggagatcaatcttagaaaagaccgtcttcccctgaagctgatcgaacaagtcatcgatcctaggtaatggatatttattcttcaccgtcagcttgttcaactctctgtagtcgatgcacatcctcatagatccatccttcttcttgacgaacaaaaccggggctccccagggtgacacactgggccggaAGAACactatgtcaagtaacccttggagctgaatcttcaattccttaagttcagctggagccatcctatacggggctttggaaaccggatccacccctggtgccaagtcaatcacgaagtcaatctcccgctgaggtggtaaccctggaagttcttcgggaaaaacgtccaaaaattccagaaccacactgatgtcctctggccgaatgatgtctggccgagtggtgtccaccaccacggccagaaaccctaagcacccaccgtgcaataattctctcgctgacatagccgagatcaccgggatccgagatccctgaaccgaacccacaaatacgaacggttcttcactttccggttggaagaccaccatcttcctcttacaatcaatgctcgccgaatatttagataggaaatcctttcctaaaataatatcaaattcgactaaactcatctctaccagatcagcacttaactctctaccatctatcctgatcggccaaggcctaatccacctattggagataaccaatcctccgccaggtaatagggttccaaaccctgattcatatctatcatacagtctttccaattttctaaagacTTTGGTTGCCACATAAGACATTCTTGACCTAAAcactcacccggaggatgcctcttactaatgagacactccattaggaataacgggtctcaacactagCCTGACGActgtcttgattctggttccctcggaacctcttgttctgcctcgagccacctgatgcagtggatgattcctcctccagtccatggccgaaccactacctcccctgctgaaacctgacgcagaaaGGGTAGGAGCAccgccacattccggagtcctaactgattccacatacatcaAGATGCGCCCacagctcaccatgctttcttcgccatctcagcttagatggtcttatcgtcggtagtgatcataaggtcatacttgatcttcacattaagtccatcgagatattttctttcttactgaaatcggttggcgcaaatcccgaggctaacctcgccaaccggctgaactgagtaatatattccgtcatgctcatattctctcgctgggtcaggtgggcgaactctttcctcttggcgcttctgaccacctcgttataacatttaacgctgaagagttcctaaaaccttctccaggtcatagagatgacgtcatggatctgagacaccatgtcccaccagaccagagcgtcttcttaaaactgaaaagtggcactcaccactctgtcgttcccggtgacacccataaagttcaagatcttggtgatcaccgtcagccactgctcggctttcatcacgtccggacctcccaggaaaaccggaggtgctcgTCTTCCGAACCGCTCgaacaaaggttccaatctaatggccgccaccactatctcggcccgGCAGCAGGGGcggtgtgccaccggaactacggcaccggaaccgcaagagcaccccgccgtctcaacctctcgaatctcgagatcttgctcttctatccggcttgcatttccgcaaaccgtaacttcccaccccgggcttcctgattgacttgggcagcctgcggcgagttaacatcactccaaccgcgaaccatgcccctgggacctctacctcggcccataacacttgaggggaactgagctcctcgaccttgatctgacccgactgagatgccctgactcctaatatttaacctggcgtccatctagtctgaaccgcctcaaaatcccgagttggcacttcaggtcacgatcatcgagagcttactaatgccgcttaatttggaaattaaaaacgaaacatgcgcctattctactatcaggctactaacatgcttcctaacaagcttttctttttcataactgaataaaataaactactaaagcaaaaaaggcttactgaaccgtgaaccgagctaactgctgatgatgattgtacatgtcgtgacgatcttcggaagacaactccggcgctacgataccaaattgtaacaccctaactaccttaggcgtattacgtgatttttaaacgtactgtgcagctcgttgctaatcaacgaggtttatggaaaaacgtgattaattaaaattttgctttttaattaaacttataaaccattttacaaaagactcgggatcccgattataaaatcatttacaaaaagatttaactgttcaacccttacataaaaataaaagtcgtctaacgaccagttacaaaattcagccttgctgtcccgaggatcgtacgctccaggcctaaccgccccgacatgtacaatctcatatgctcggtcacggtccatcgcccATGTACtcgcctttacctacacatgaacataaactgtgagtcgacagactcagtaagaaaagcataataacaTCATACgtaaaactaactgccgtgtccaacacgatactgagtcccgctactgccatgtccaacatggtactgagccactactgccatgtccaacatggtactgagtcccgctactgccatgtccaacatggtactgagccactactgccatgtccaacatggtactgagttctgaacgttcatagggacggtactattgacacgtaacaacctgatcggtcgaaccggtcatactccgccgtcggtcatactccggctgtcgtaccgacgtgttaccgTATCCTCCCcggatcggccgaaccggtcatactccgccgtggtcatactccagcccgtaccgacgggatacgtcaatagcacgggaCCACCAACCCGTTGTCGGCTGACGGTCAAACcgggccatactccgccgccggtcatactccactcgtaccgacgtgacaggttggatagctcgaagccaacatacaactaatgtaatctaataggcttcctacatgctcgctaaacatgtaatctacatatgcatactgttatactaatcttactcggattccgatttcgtgtgccggtcaacccgaccggaaccgaagccgaactacggacatcggctcctaaaccataaaaatcacaacgctataagttgacacgctaaatcacttcccggactaaaacttgaaactaaaagtttccctatcgataaaaagcatggcaatacccctaaaaacccaaaaacgaggaaaactagggttcgaaaaatcccccaacctacAGACGgctgcccaaccgaattccggttcgggaaattcgaacccccatccgaattccgatgctcaaccgaattccttcctcgcaggcagccaactaaaaatctcctaacttgaccaattcaaacccaattggtcccaaactttccagacctgttctatatgccccaaataacaattctagagcatcaaacctacccagaaaccacataggcaaaattcaccattggagctcaagctttgagttccaaactcaagcttgagcaaaaccacctaacatgcatcctaacctatttaattctactcaagtaagcatataatcatctctgaaaacatacaagaacacccaaagaattcacagaaacataatcacactattttactccaaaaaccacatttttgcatataaaactcaaactttaaacaatcaatccaacatgctttcaacacagctcaatcaacaacaataatcatgctttaatcctcaccaatcaacaacaaaaacacagcagcaacatctcCCAAGCTCACATGCATTTTCTTCCATTttcacttaaaattcaagaaaatatagaaggacaaattcaaggatcttacctacacttgaattacacttagaggAGAAGAAAATCACAAGAAATTGAGGAGAAAATCCCTGCCCTAGAAGCCAACACCAAGCCGAAAagagggaggaagagagagctttgagtgttttgaaatttcttttaaaatttgactaagtgttgaattttaagaaaagaataatataaatcacatttctcatttatttcagccatgtataataaaaataaacatttaattttccatctcataaagccacaaaagacaaaacactaatggggcaaaaagacaattttgcccctccaccataaaatcatgaaaatcatactaaaggggtatttttgggacattctaaattcccggccattcccgacattcccaatgtctaaaacccgtccccaaaatactaacatactaagttgtgatttctactgagccaaacgccgagttccaaaataccggacaccggaaatgcgaaatataaaaactgctgatgacataatcatgcatatctgaattccataaatatcaataataaattatttaaatagctataaataatttcatgattaacataaataactgctaatttctaaattaactaagcgggctttacatggctgctcccagatcacatagagctttagtttccaccgaaccccctatagtgcatggaatattgaaactacccagatctttaagcttgggcggtagtttcttctGCAAAATTGCACTGCACTCCTCAGTGAGTGCCACTGTCTCAAATTCTTCCAACTTCATTTTCTTAGCTAAAATTTCTTTCATGAACTTCATGTAAGTTGGCATTTGCTCCAAGGCTTCCACAAATGGAATGTTAATGTGCAGCTTCCTAAATATTTcaagaaattttgaaaacttCTTGTCGAGGCTGTTCTTGCGGAGTCTTTGAGGGTAAGGAATTTTAATATGGTGATCTATGCTGATCGGAGGTGATGCTTCTTTCGGTGCAAGACCCTCAACAGTCTTCTTTTCCTTTGGTGCCTGTGTCTGTGCTTGTTGATCCTGAACCCCATCTTCAACTGGTTGCTTGCCACTAGGTCCCTCATAACTCTTTTcactcctcaaggaaattgcttGACATTGCTCTTTTTACTTTGCCTTACTAATGCTAGGTGAATTTCCTTGAACTTGTtttgccacttgagtagccaattgttccatctgagtttctagagttttaagAGAGGCTCTAGTCTCCATCATGAATAGGAGAAATAAGTCAATTTGGATATTTAAGCCTCCACAAGGATTTTGTTGTTGCGgctgttgttggttttgttggggctgatTTCTCTGTTGATAGAACCCCTGTTGcttgtgcccataattattattttgagaatagtTCCCAATGGACTTTACTTGATCCATTGGAAAACTATTCAAATCCACCAGACATTGGTCATATGTGTGAGGACCCCCACAGAGCTCACAAGCAACTTGAGCCTGTTTCACCTGAGCAGTCATCAACTTCGTCAAGGCATCCACTTGGGCTGTCAACTTGGCGATGGCGTCTACCTTGTGCATACCAGCAACCTTCTTCGTTTGGCTTCTTTCAGTTGGCCATTGTTGGTTATTCATAACCATTTCTTCGAGCAGATCATACGCCTCGTTTGCACTTTTCAATACCATGATGTGGACATTTCCTGATGAGATCtttgaacctctcccaagcctcatggagagattcattgtcCAGCtgacaaaaattattaatttctcctcgcagcttagcagactttgctggaggaaagaacttagaCATGAACTTTGTTCCCAAATCGGTCCATGTTGTAATAGAGTTCGGTGGCGAGGAGATCAACCAACTTTTGGCTCGCTCCCTTACCAAGAATGGGAATAGTCTCAAgcgaatggcatcatcactgACTCCATTGACTTTGAAAGTATGACATAACTCCATGAAATTGGACAAGTGCAAATTGGGGTCTTCAGAGGGGAGTCCGCCAAACTGGACTGACGACTGCACCATTTGGATATGGCTGGCTTTATCTCGAAGTTATTAGCCTCCACGGCTGGTGGTCTGATGCATGACTGAACCGTTGTTAATGTTGGAAGAATGTAGTCTCTCAGACTACGACCGTTTGCCTGATCTTCAATGGCACCTCCATTATTAGCGTTGTTGCCGCCATTATTACCACCATTAGCATTATCACCCATGACTTTTCTGTTTCAGCGCTTGCTGAAATTCTTGCTTGCCTTTTGTTTCTTCTATTTCTTCTATAGGTCTTTttcgatttcaggatcaactggcaATATTACACTTTGTCCTTGACATCGCATGCACCCCTAATGCCTGAAATAAAATAAGAcaatctaaaagaaacagattagaaataagcagaaagaattaaccaaagtagaagttagtataattttatgtaatattaaccTTTATACAAATTCccagcaacggcgccaaaaacttattACGAAATTTGTAAAACAATatgcaagtgcacgcaatcaagtagtaaactcacgcaagtgaggtcaaaccacagggaattggattaattaccactaaattatacttacgATTTTATTAGGTAAATCGATAATTTTTAAGATTTAAACAGAATAAAAGTAATTTAAGAAACTTAAGGAAACAAGTGAACATTAATCAAGAAGAGAAagtagggaggagaatcctgctGTTTGTTTAACCAATTGTTAATggctaattgctatccttttcttgatgtgaatgacagattataaattaacctaactcttttcagatcttttaggttctaaaccacatgttctctaattaatctcttaattaaactaacatgtaatcagcattaagtaataatctaagtGTCACATAGGTCATgaaaatactctcgtttcacatagaacttcgattatccaattttagcattctcaattctcacttttcagattttgaattgagatcatcgaacatgtagaaggtgatcaaccttacacatggaattaagcacaaatatagataatttcacaaatcaagatggaggaatgacaattattcagtaactaggcaaaactttaaacaacattcatcatcctccctaaataggagtttagttcataacatccataattaaaatttaaatagaaaatagcatagaaaaattaaagagaagagaaagaactagttgaagcaattgatgtgggtcgccacaagccgctcttctagccttctcctttgtttctagggctcgAAATATGAATGAATCTCAATTTTCACGAACtccctctatttaaaccaagtctcatctttaaaattcgtgaaattacgaaaatgtccaaaaatcccgtcattgGAGCTTCGTCGCGGCGAAGGATTTGCACGTCGCGACGAAGGCTTTTCAAGAATTTTTCAAAACTCTCTGCCAATCCCCGTCGCGACGAAGGCttttccccgtcgcgacgggattagACAGCAAAATGTcttgtttgtttttcttctcaattctttcaccacttgtcatcaattcttgtaaatactttttttaaacacccgaggacctgaaacaaaagaatcaagcgtaaaatagccctaaaactaaaaacaaagagtgaaaactaaccgaaaatatgacccgaaacttagactaattttagcctaacaaggATCCACATTTCATCCCCACCTTGGGATGCTCCCTACTTGGTAATGTTTTTGCCTTGTCTGTGCactggctggaggatacttccttcttagccttggccactgtaaggttataacattcccgtGCAGTTTGCTGGTTTCCTCTCaaacaccctaccccattcttcgTTGGAAACTTCAGGCACAAGTGGAATATCGATGTGACAGCCTTTAAGTAATATAAGGTTGGACGACCTAACATTATGTTAAAGGCTCAAGGAACATCTAATACTAGGAATTGTGCCATCATAGTCATGCTCGTGGGAGCTTGTCCAACACTGAGGGGTAGACGAATTTGTCCTAGATGTGCGACTCCttggccggagaaacc
Encoded here:
- the LOC115710513 gene encoding uncharacterized protein LOC115710513, encoding MNLSMRLGRGSKISSGNVHIMVLKSANEAYDLLEEMVMNNQQWPTERSQTKKVAGMHKVDAIAKLTAQVDALTKLMTAQVKQAQVACELCGGPHTYDQCLVDLNSFPMDQVKSIGNYSQNNNYGHKQQGFYQQRNQPQQNQQQPQQQNPCGGLNIQIDLFLLFMMETRASLKTLETQMEQLATQVAKQVQGNSPSISKSYEGPSGKQPVEDGVQDQQAQTQAPKEKKTVEGLAPKEASPPISIDHHIKIPYPQRLRKNSLDKKFSKFLEIFRKLHINIPFVEALEQMPTYMKFMKEILAKKMKLEEFETVNSKINNIGGQFSSFGTRTLLDARGGLDPS